In the Streptomyces formicae genome, one interval contains:
- a CDS encoding M1 family metallopeptidase, whose product MSTNRTPRRRAGLALAAALTAVAAFTAPVSQAAPATVQKPSPGAPGLGDPMFPLDGNGGYAIDRYYLDFDWQAPKTPFGATTTIKAHATQALSRFNLDFGGNTLHSVTVNGAPATTSRSGDELTVTPKSPLAKGSSFTVKVAYTADPTQTRHRDDAIEDYGWIPTPDGTVVYPQPNGARLIFPGSDHPSQRAPITFRITTPGDRTAVANGRLVSRTERPDGRVRWTYDSEQPLSTQLVQLAVGKFTVVESEGPGGLPLRDVVPDALVEPTAAYRSLTPDHLQWLQERLGPYPFDRYGILVGDTDLGVALETQTLSLVPKADLLGTKVDAERNMVHELTHQWFGDSVALKSWSDLWVSEGHARFYDRLYSEQHGGENFEALMKAAYKAHDQWRRDYGAPAEPTEPNLFKRMRYDGSALVLYALREQVGDATFQKIERAWVSGFKGRTAGTQDFIDLASKVAGQDLEGFLRPWLYGAKTPPMPGHPDWVVDPAT is encoded by the coding sequence ATGAGCACGAACCGGACACCCCGCCGCAGAGCGGGGCTCGCCCTCGCGGCCGCCCTCACCGCGGTGGCCGCCTTCACCGCACCGGTCTCGCAGGCCGCGCCCGCCACCGTCCAGAAGCCCTCGCCCGGGGCGCCGGGACTCGGCGACCCGATGTTCCCGCTCGACGGGAACGGCGGCTACGCGATCGACCGCTACTACCTGGACTTCGACTGGCAGGCGCCGAAGACCCCCTTCGGGGCCACGACGACGATCAAGGCGCACGCCACCCAGGCGCTCTCCCGCTTCAACCTCGACTTCGGCGGCAACACCCTGCACTCCGTGACGGTGAACGGCGCCCCCGCCACGACGTCGCGCTCCGGCGACGAGCTGACCGTCACCCCCAAGTCCCCGCTGGCCAAGGGCAGCTCCTTCACCGTCAAGGTCGCCTACACCGCCGACCCGACGCAGACCCGGCACCGCGACGACGCGATCGAGGACTACGGCTGGATCCCCACGCCCGACGGCACCGTGGTCTATCCGCAGCCCAACGGCGCCCGGCTGATCTTCCCCGGCAGCGACCACCCGAGCCAGCGCGCGCCGATCACCTTCCGGATCACCACCCCGGGCGACCGCACGGCCGTCGCCAACGGCAGGCTCGTCTCGCGCACCGAGCGTCCCGACGGCCGCGTCCGCTGGACGTACGACTCCGAACAGCCGCTCTCCACCCAGCTGGTGCAGCTCGCCGTCGGCAAGTTCACGGTGGTCGAGAGCGAGGGGCCCGGCGGTCTGCCGCTGCGCGACGTCGTTCCCGACGCGCTGGTCGAGCCGACGGCCGCGTACCGAAGTCTCACCCCGGACCATCTGCAGTGGCTCCAGGAGCGGCTCGGTCCCTATCCCTTCGACCGCTACGGCATCCTCGTCGGCGACACCGACCTCGGTGTCGCCCTGGAGACGCAGACGCTGTCGCTCGTCCCCAAGGCGGACCTGCTCGGCACCAAGGTCGACGCCGAGCGGAACATGGTGCACGAGCTGACCCACCAGTGGTTCGGCGACAGCGTGGCGCTCAAGAGCTGGTCCGACCTGTGGGTGAGCGAGGGGCACGCCCGCTTCTACGACCGGCTGTACTCCGAACAGCACGGCGGCGAGAACTTCGAGGCCCTCATGAAGGCCGCGTACAAGGCCCACGACCAGTGGCGCCGCGACTACGGCGCTCCCGCCGAGCCGACCGAGCCGAACCTCTTCAAGCGCATGCGGTACGACGGTTCCGCGCTGGTCCTGTACGCCCTGCGCGAGCAGGTCGGCGACGCCACGTTCCAGAAGATCGAACGCGCCTGGGTCAGCGGCTTCAAGGGCCGCACGGCGGGCACCCAGGACTTCATCGACCTGGCGTCGAAGGTCGCGGGCCAGGACCTCGAAGGGTTCCTGCGGCCGTGGCTGTACGGCGCGAAGACGCCGCCGATGCCGGGGCATCCGGACTGGGTGGTGGACCCGGCCACGTGA